GAGCGTTGAGTCTAATTATGTATCTTTACTCTGTAAACTGTCTTTGAGGCTGGAAAAAATTGATGCTCTCACGAGATATTTTCTGTGGTCCCTATTTTCTTTCATAAATTAACGAACGATTTAACAATTAAAAGAAATTGTTTAACAATTAAAAAACGATTTTAAGAAAAAATGTATGGTCAGTTAGACAATTGGACGGCGAGGGTGGTCTACCAAGTTATTTTATGCATTTTAGAGAAATTATTTAAAAATATATGGTTCTCCTTTCCAAGACCGATCATTTAAGCCAGCTTCAAAACAGTGCATAGTTTTTTTTTTCATTTCTTTTCAAGATTAATACTTAAAAATTAAGGGAATTTGCAATAGATAACTATAGAAAAAATATAATTAGCTAAACGGTCATGCCACTGTTGATTTTTCATAATCCCTGTATTAACCTTACTCTAACTCGCTGATAGGCACAAACATAGCCTGACACCCCTGTTTTTATCTTTCATGTATGCTTCTAAGTTAATTATAGATATTTTTGAAACCGAAGTTAATTCTACATTTCTTTAGCTATTTCTCCTTTTTTATCTTTTTTTTTTTTATCTTTCTTTTTCTCTCTTCTTCCTGATTTGATCATGCTTCTTTCCTAAATAAAGAGCTGTTTTTTTCCATGACAGAAAAATCTGATGAAACTCTATAAACTGTAAACGTTTCAATGACAACCGAAGTTTTCTCCATTTTTTTGGTAAGAGTCCAATCTCTCTCTCATGTTCTTGATTCATTTATATTTTTGGATGTTGATTTTTATATTTTTTTCAGGAATTGGAAAAAGCTTTATATCTTGTGTTGCAGCGTGTGCCCAAACTTTTCATTTTGTTAATTGTGCTCCAACATTTCCTGACATACACAGTAGCAATGATTCTTTGCAAAACCGGTTTTCATCAGTTTCGTAGGCATCTCAGCACCATTGCGAGGACAAGTTCGGTATTTTACCTCCAATTTCCTACCAATCTTGCAAATAAATAAATCTATGCATACTTCTGCAATTACCATCCATTTTTTGTATATTGACCTTATTGATCAAAAAATTAATTGACATGGTCATATCTTCTTCATTATAACAAATTAACAATACTGTGATATGGTAGTTTTAATACTGCGTTTTGATGCCATCAGCACCACACTTGCAAAAGAAACTAGACCTAAGAAGTAAGAACCAAACAAGTTTTACAAATTACCCACATTTAATTTATCTGCTTCTTTCATTTTGTTTTCCATTTCGTACTTTTTAACATTAAACATTCAGCCTTTTGAGATTTGTCTAAAAGCCAAGATGCCAACCAAAAACCATAAATCTATCAATTCTTTATTTGATTTTTAACAATAACTAAAGACAAATCTAACATAAACAGACTTGACATTCACACTCTCAAACAACATGGCAAACCTTAACTACCACACTTTATTGATATTCATAATCTTTTTTTTTTCCTAGAAAAAGAAATAGGTTTCAATAATCTTACAAACCCCATGTTTAATGAAGAAACCATTAGATGGAGAAGACAAGAGACTCCAAATAACCCTGAGATCACTAAAGATAGACTCAAGTTTCAATATTAAGTATGTAGTTTGGTTTTCATTTATTTTCAAGATTAAGATTGGAGTTAGTGTTAATAAATAAATAGACATGGTTATATGTTCTTCATTATAACAATACTGTGATATGGAACTGTCGTCAGGCGTTTTGATGCCATCAGCTCCACACTTGCAAAAGAAACTAACCTAAGAATAGTGTCGATCCACTACTTTTAAAGTAGATGCTCTAATCAAAATTTAAACAACATATTTATTAATTATTTTTTTCCTAATATTACATATATATATATAAAAAATAAAAAATATAAATTTTACACAATTTTTGATAAACTAATTCAACTCTATTAATAATTATTAACATAATTTTATGAAGTTAATTGTATAGCAATATTGTTAATATTTTCGCTAACATTTTGATATAACCGTTCACAATTTACTAAAATCAACTTTTAATACAAAATTGCACATTTTTTTTTAAAAAAAATTACTTATATTTTTTATATTTTTACTTATATTTTATATAAGTTTTACTTGTAGTCTTACATAATTTTATTAAAGTTTATATGTAAACATAATTTATGTTTATTTGATAATAATAATAATAATATTCATAAACACATTAGTATTGTTTATAAAATTTTATTAATAAATACATTATGTCCTTTTTATTATATGCTCTAAGAGATTGTTTGGGTACCTTGTCCTAAGAACCAAACAAGTTTTACAAATCACCATTTAATTTATCTGCTTGTTTCATTTTGTTTTCCATTTCGTACTTCTCAACATCAAACATTCAGCCTTTGAGATTTGTCTAAAAGCCAAGATGCCAAACCAAACCATAAATCTATGAGTTCTTTTATTTGATTTTAACAATAACTAAAGACAAATATAATCTAAACAGACTTGACACTCAAACTCTCAGACAACAAGGAAAACCTAAACTACCACACTTTATTGAAGTTCAGAATCTTTTTCTTTCATAAAAAAAAAACAAAATAGGTTTCAGTAATCATACAAACTCCATGTTTAATGAAGAAACTCCAAATCACCCTGAGATCGCTAAAGATAGAACACACAAACACTCCTCCCCGCTCCACGCGCTAAAACTCTAACTTCATTTGTGTACCTTTTCATTTCCAAAACAAACAGAAAAAAAGAATAATCAATAACTATATTAATGTTCCGACAATAGCTCTAGAAGATGGTTGATGTTAGCTTTTATCTTTACCTGGATGATGTAAAGAGTGCGAACTTGTCCAGGCCCTAACAAGCATTACTCATCTGTAATAGAAACACATGGTAATGAGTACCAAGAAATTATTATTTGATCTTTTGATCATAGAACCACCATGTTTACTTGAATTTACTGGAATAATCCTTTTCCACAAAATACATTTCAAGACTTGAAGATACACAAAGAGGAAACACTGAATAAACCAAGCAGATAAAACGTTGCTAAGTATCATACCGTATAATGAATATAGCAAATGGATTGTTTAGCCTTTTTTACCTTATCATATTGTACATACAAATTCACTAGGTAGCTTCCAAAGCGAAATATTCAAGGACTAACACCGATGATCGTCTTGCTAAAGTATCAATCTACGGAACTCACTAACTCAGTATCTTTATTTGACAATTTTATCTGAAGCAAATGCTACATCTTCATTACATATGATAACTTTACATATAGATACAATTTTCTCTTCATGTAAACCCAGCCGTATTCAATCTACAAGTCCCCATGCCTTTCTAGAAACATCCCACTACTGTAACGTTTCCTAGTCTGGATCATAGCAAACAAAAAAGAACAAAAGCATCTACTTACATTGAAGATTCCTTTCAGATTTTATGACTACGGCTATCAGCTTTATACATTATTGTCGTCATTTCCCAATTCAAGAATCAGGATTAGGCCTGGGCGTTTTTAACTCAACCCGAAGTACCGACCTTAACCCGAACCGGAAAAACCGAAACCGAAACCGAATCCGAACTGTTTTACAAAAATATCCGAATGGGACTTTATGAGCTTACTACTTTGGACTTTGGTTATAACCCGAACCGAACCGAAATCCGAATTAGGATCCGAAGATATCCGAAATTAGTTAAATATGTTAATGTTTTTATATATATTAAGGAGATTTAGACATTTTAGAGTATTCAAAATATTTTTGTAGTTTGTTTTATTTGTTATTTTAAATACTTTTTAGTTAATTTAGATAGTTTAACTAATTTTTAATTAGATTTGTAAATAATTTATATATTTTGAAATTTTTTTGGTCAATTTTCGAGGTTTTTAAAAATATATTTTTGTACGATTTTAAACATTGGTTAAATCCGATCAGAACCGAACCCGAAAGGAACCGAACCGAACCCGATCCGATAATTAGTAAAAACCGAATGGTACTTATGAGCATAACACCGAAAATCCGAATCACCCGAACCGAAACGAACGCCCAGGCCTAATCAGGATACATGGGTAGCATGCTAACTACTATCAACATTCCATCAAATTAAACCAACAGAGAGACATACAAAAGAATCAAAAGCACATAGAAAGATTCATACTCAAGGGGCAATAGCAAGTTTCTTCCGTACAATTAACCATCACAAACCTATAGTATTGTCAAAATGGAAATAACTCAGCTCCAGAAGGATACACTTTCACTAAATCAACAAAGCCAAATTAATTCAAGTGACAATCTCTCACATATTCAAATGATTCACAACACTCAGTCCTGAGCCTAATCTAACATGTTAACAAAACATCAATGAAAACAAAACACAAAAGGAGCTCATCAATCACTAAAGCACAAACCTTTGATATGGTGGTGTTCATGACGAGCACCAGCACCAGCACCAGCAACATCATCTTCATCATCATCCCCACCGGTCTTAACAGTAACAACAGGCCCAGGCCCATCACGATCCTCAGGGTACCTCACCACGACAACAGGACAAACACAGTGGTGAAGACAGTAATCACTGACAGACCCAAGCTTCCCATCACTCCCTTTCTTCTCAGCACCAAACCCTCTACTCCCCATGATCACCGCACTCAAACCAAGCCTCTCGATCTCAAGGCACAGCCGCTCCCTCATATCGTGATCCTTCACTATATGGATCTTATAAGGAAACCCGCTCTCCTTCAACGGCTTCGCCAGATCCGCCACCTTGGACGCGGTGAAGGCGTCGAAGTCCTCCTGGCTAGGCTGATCCGACGGATTTTCCTGGGTTTTGAGGGGGAGCGGGCCCCAGTCGGCGCCGAAGAGGACGGAGGTGGGGGAGACGTGGAGGATGACGACGGCGTCTCCGGGGCGGATGTAGTGATCGACGGCCCAGCGGACGGCGAAGGCGCTTTCTTCGGAGAGGTCAACGGCGACTCCGATTTTACGGCGGGAGGAGGGGGTGGAGGAGGAGTGGTGGTGGTGAGGGGAAGGTGGGTGGTGGATCTTGATGGTGGGGAGCTGAGGGTGATCGGGATCTGGGTTCATGGTTTCGAACGAAGATGGTGTCTTTGATCGCTGCGAAGTGATGAACAGAAAGAGTGAGAGAGAGTTTTTGAATCAGAGAGAGGAAAGAGGAGGAAGAAGAGAAGAAGAGAAGAAGAGAAGAAGCGTGTTTTCTCGATTTGTTTATTATTATTACTTTCTCGAACTTTCTTCTTTTCTAACATTAATTAATTTGGTTCGGTTTCCAGCTTTTGGTTTGTGTTCGATTATAAGTTCGGTTCAATTTGATTTTTAAAAACTTTACAAAATGGTTGTCGATCCAGTTCAGTAGTTGGTTAATTCGATTTTTTAAGTAATCCAGTTTCCAATGAACTAACCAAAAATTTCAAACCCACTTTAACCAAAATTATTTAATAATATCCGAGTTAAAGTCTAACCGAAACTAAAATAAATAGTTTTTAATCAACAGAATTTTTAAAACTGAACCGAAAAGTTTGTGAATTTTATTTGATAAAATTTTATGCGAATTGAACTAACAGAAAAAAGAACTACCGGACTGAACCGAACCGCACGCCTAAATTAATATACTGAAAGCATAAGGAATACATAAATCAAAGTTATAACTTATAACTGGTTGCTATGCTAGTTGCATTGACTTCTTCAGTTCTATTATTGCATTATATTAGTTTTCTCTTTTGGAATCCAAGCCCGACCACCCACGGCTAATGGGGCCACCCACACCTGCTCATTCGGCTCATGGACTGTTGGAGATAAACTTGAAAGATAGCTTAGGAAACAAGCTATCATTATCCTATTTAAGTTATGTTTTAGATAAAGATTGTTTTACTACTAGATTAGGAAATATTATGATCTATATAAGGAGATGTCAACTTGTGACATAACTTATGAGTTTGAGAGATCATTGTGTGAAAGCTTAAGTTTTGAGATATTTTCTTAAGCTAATAAGAATTGAGGTATTTTTAATTGATCATTGAGTTCTATAATTGGTATCAGAGCTTCTAGGATTCGATCCGAGCAAACAACATACGAGAACAAAACAAGACACAAGGTATGGGCGATATTACAACAACGATGGCAACTTCAAAACCGAAAGAAGGAGGTCTTTCGATCAAGTGTCCGATGTTAAATTCAACAAACTACACTGTGTGGGCGATTCGGATAAAAGTGTTACTGAAAGTCCATAAGGTTTGGGATGTTATTGAAGATGAATCTGTCGATATTGAAAAGAACGATATGGCAACAACTATTCTTTTTCAATCCATACCAGAGACACTAATCTTACAAGTTGGAGAATTGAACACAGCAAAACAGGTGTGGGATGCTATCAAAACACGGCATATGGGAGCCGAAAGAGTTCGAGAGGCCCGTCTATAGACACTAATGGCGGAATTCGACAAACTCACAATGAAAGAAAGTGAAACCATTCATGATTTTGTAGGAAAACTTTCAGAGATCTCATCCAAGTCAACCGCTCTAGGAGAAAACATTGACGAGACCAAGCTGGTTAAAAAGTTTCTTAAGTGCCTACCACGAAAGAAATACATTCATATAGTTGCATCTTTGGAACAAGTACTTGATCTCAAGACTACTAGTTTTGAGGACATCATTGGACGTCTAAAGACCTATGAAGAACGTGTTGCAGAACAAGATGAGGACACACAAGACAGCCAAAACAAACTGATGTATGTGAATACAGAAGCACAATCTAACCAGTATCATCAACAAAATTGTGACTCTAATGGCTATTATAGAGGAAGGGGACGCGGTGGTCGCT
This genomic interval from Brassica oleracea var. oleracea cultivar TO1000 chromosome C2, BOL, whole genome shotgun sequence contains the following:
- the LOC106321921 gene encoding uncharacterized protein LOC106321921 produces the protein MNPDPDHPQLPTIKIHHPPSPHHHHSSSTPSSRRKIGVAVDLSEESAFAVRWAVDHYIRPGDAVVILHVSPTSVLFGADWGPLPLKTQENPSDQPSQEDFDAFTASKVADLAKPLKESGFPYKIHIVKDHDMRERLCLEIERLGLSAVIMGSRGFGAEKKGSDGKLGSVSDYCLHHCVCPVVVVRYPEDRDGPGPVVTVKTGGDDDEDDVAGAGAGARHEHHHIKDE